A window from Streptomyces sp. NBC_00299 encodes these proteins:
- a CDS encoding FHA domain-containing protein, whose translation MQVPSIIVGQTGPFTGQSVVLDGAPLTLGRKGDNGIVLVSANASRLHAEIVTEDAGFVLYDRGSRNGTYVNDERVTRHVLRPNDCIRIGDETFLYEAQDAMETVIDLSLLNSPRIDPSADSGTLRVTVTGGGPVGLAFALALEEQLRGRTQITVYDARWCKEGSAVVWKDERHGNVRRQQVVTVQSRQYLALSDEVRSALFDNTAGYSEMWPVGPDSVDGRPPRNIRIAYVEDQLLELANKREAIRLVPKRFDVEEQQNRIAQDHVLVIAEGGRSRTREHFADRFGTADASIYSLDGEHLRDIVLGLRVKSTLPDPMSVLLTVSQNRFLLNSLRGEGFLNMRLTREEAEDVIGIDPVRKVFEECIAARPCVMTRGEHNEFTCPTHGTLFLPALLQGSPLWKRILEGLKMFGVPEADLSAVTSFRLDMVQRPRFTAQLSRPTAKTPGTFGFLLGDAANAIHFWPGRGLNSGLASATSLARSLSRVWQGRPLRDADFIRHEAAMSMLQYRHKSRAWNAMVATDDEGITRAIKDIVARSMQPDDGSAAQRSDLDLLLDRMIAIRERLSSRLPGMPTDEVLRAHLAALAPQTLRTLQESGAWDTLIVSGEEADIDIFYQSEVPVFVPRPADPRTDLAPQVPQVPQEAKFLNPHHAGPAVAPS comes from the coding sequence ATGCAGGTGCCGTCGATCATCGTGGGACAAACAGGTCCTTTCACTGGCCAGAGTGTGGTTCTGGACGGTGCACCGCTGACCCTCGGCCGTAAGGGCGACAACGGAATCGTGCTCGTGAGCGCCAACGCCTCGCGCCTTCACGCCGAGATCGTCACGGAGGACGCCGGGTTCGTCCTGTACGACCGGGGCAGCCGCAACGGGACGTACGTCAACGACGAACGCGTCACGCGACATGTGCTGCGCCCCAACGACTGCATACGAATAGGCGACGAGACCTTCCTCTACGAGGCGCAGGACGCGATGGAGACGGTCATCGACCTCTCCCTGCTCAACTCCCCGCGCATCGACCCGAGCGCCGACTCCGGCACCCTGCGCGTCACGGTCACCGGCGGGGGGCCGGTCGGCCTGGCCTTCGCCCTGGCGCTGGAGGAGCAACTCCGGGGACGTACACAGATCACCGTGTACGACGCCCGTTGGTGCAAGGAAGGCTCCGCCGTCGTCTGGAAGGACGAGCGGCACGGCAACGTACGGCGCCAGCAGGTCGTGACCGTGCAGAGCCGGCAGTACCTGGCACTGTCCGACGAGGTCCGCTCGGCGCTGTTCGACAACACGGCCGGCTACTCGGAGATGTGGCCCGTCGGACCGGACTCGGTTGACGGCCGTCCGCCGCGCAACATCCGCATCGCCTACGTCGAGGACCAGCTGCTGGAGCTGGCCAACAAGCGCGAGGCCATCAGGCTGGTCCCCAAGCGTTTCGACGTGGAGGAGCAGCAGAACCGGATCGCCCAGGACCACGTGCTCGTCATCGCCGAGGGCGGGCGTTCCCGCACCCGCGAACACTTCGCCGACCGCTTCGGAACGGCCGACGCGTCGATCTACTCCCTCGACGGCGAGCACCTGCGGGACATCGTGCTGGGGCTGCGGGTGAAGTCGACCCTGCCGGACCCCATGAGCGTCCTGCTCACCGTGTCCCAGAACCGCTTTCTGCTCAACTCGCTGCGCGGCGAGGGCTTCCTGAACATGCGGCTCACCCGCGAGGAGGCCGAGGACGTGATCGGCATCGACCCGGTCCGCAAGGTCTTCGAGGAGTGCATCGCCGCCCGGCCCTGCGTCATGACCCGCGGCGAGCACAACGAGTTCACCTGCCCCACGCACGGCACCCTGTTCCTGCCGGCCCTGCTTCAGGGTTCGCCGCTGTGGAAGCGGATCCTGGAGGGGCTGAAGATGTTCGGGGTGCCCGAGGCGGACCTGTCGGCGGTCACGTCGTTCCGTCTGGACATGGTGCAGCGCCCGCGCTTCACGGCCCAGCTCAGCCGGCCCACCGCGAAGACCCCGGGGACGTTCGGTTTCCTGCTCGGCGATGCGGCGAACGCCATTCACTTCTGGCCCGGCCGCGGCCTCAACAGCGGCCTGGCGTCGGCCACTTCGCTCGCCCGCTCCCTCAGCCGAGTCTGGCAGGGCCGACCGCTGCGCGACGCCGACTTCATCCGGCACGAGGCGGCGATGTCGATGCTTCAGTACCGGCACAAGTCCCGGGCCTGGAACGCGATGGTGGCCACCGACGACGAGGGCATCACCCGCGCCATCAAGGACATCGTCGCCCGCAGCATGCAGCCGGACGACGGCTCCGCCGCGCAGCGCTCCGACCTCGACCTGCTGCTCGACCGCATGATCGCCATCCGCGAGCGCCTGTCGTCCCGCCTGCCGGGCATGCCGACCGACGAGGTGCTGCGCGCCCACCTCGCCGCGCTCGCCCCACAGACGCTGCGCACGCTTCAGGAGAGCGGGGCGTGGGACACCCTGATCGTCAGCGGTGAGGAGGCCGACATCGACATCTTCTACCAGTCGGAAGTCCCCGTCTTCGTTCCCCGCCCCGCCGACCCGCGCACCGACCTTGCGCCGCAGGTGCCACAGGTGCCACAGGAGGCCAAGTTCCTCAACCCGCACCATGCGGGCCCGGCAGTCGCACCGTCGTGA
- a CDS encoding serine/threonine-protein kinase — MHNKEAVQVPPDQERRIAGRYLLLSRLGEGGMGTVWRARDETLHRDVAVKEVRAPAGLSAAHIERMYTRLEREAWAAARIPNRNVVTVYDVATDDGRPWIVMELVRGRSLGDLLRAEGPLAPQRAAQIGAEVLSALRAAHREGVLHRDVKPANVLLGDDGSVVLTDFGIAMVEGDSSLTMTGEVVGSPEYLPPERALGRTPGPESDLWSLGVLLYAAVEGLSPFRQDTPLSTLRAIVDEEPPTPRRCGPLTPIIEGLLRKEPTERMTAEQAERELRKSAAGGMAATPPAAAEESPTSTAPEAPTAGDTPTIGDAPTVGDATTAGDATTAGDGTSGSAHAVIGRSLAEPAPSPQPVQSPQPAQPAQPAQPTATAPAGVFGPPIPFEPQPADVPRRRRRTPALIAGAVACALLIGGLSYVLVNRGEDEGGNAKATDTSQQVRATVTGVNTTYVGECSPPAGQAPTFTATFAVDEAPARITYRWVSKDGSVVDREWRSLNFASDGDRTGQDVVRLTAYSRAGTFTSEIGVEVKGPLGTTSNTVPFSVTCE; from the coding sequence ATGCACAACAAGGAGGCCGTACAGGTGCCACCGGACCAGGAGCGGAGGATCGCGGGCCGCTACCTGCTGCTGTCCCGCCTCGGCGAGGGCGGCATGGGAACGGTGTGGCGGGCGCGCGACGAGACGCTGCACCGCGATGTCGCCGTCAAGGAGGTACGTGCCCCCGCCGGGCTGTCCGCCGCGCACATCGAGCGAATGTACACCCGGCTGGAGCGCGAGGCATGGGCCGCCGCCCGCATCCCCAACCGCAACGTGGTGACCGTCTACGACGTGGCCACCGACGACGGCCGTCCCTGGATCGTCATGGAACTCGTCCGTGGCCGCTCACTGGGAGACCTGCTGCGCGCCGAGGGACCTCTGGCCCCGCAGCGGGCGGCGCAGATCGGCGCCGAGGTCCTCTCAGCCCTGCGCGCTGCGCACCGTGAGGGGGTACTGCACCGCGATGTGAAGCCCGCGAACGTGCTGCTCGGCGACGACGGCAGCGTCGTACTCACCGACTTCGGCATAGCCATGGTCGAGGGCGACTCCTCGCTGACCATGACCGGCGAGGTCGTGGGCTCCCCCGAGTACCTTCCTCCCGAGCGGGCCCTCGGCCGCACTCCGGGTCCCGAGTCCGACCTGTGGTCGCTCGGCGTTCTGCTGTACGCAGCCGTGGAGGGCCTCTCCCCGTTCCGTCAGGACACCCCGCTCAGCACCCTGCGCGCGATCGTCGACGAGGAACCCCCGACGCCGCGCCGGTGCGGCCCGCTCACTCCGATCATCGAGGGGCTTCTGCGCAAGGAGCCCACTGAGCGGATGACCGCCGAACAGGCCGAGCGGGAGCTGCGGAAGAGCGCGGCGGGCGGTATGGCCGCGACGCCCCCGGCGGCCGCCGAGGAATCGCCCACGAGCACCGCCCCGGAAGCACCCACGGCCGGTGACACCCCAACGATCGGTGACGCACCCACGGTTGGTGACGCAACGACCGCCGGTGACGCAACGACCGCCGGTGACGGTACGTCGGGGTCGGCGCACGCCGTGATCGGGAGATCGCTTGCCGAGCCGGCTCCGTCGCCTCAGCCCGTTCAGTCGCCTCAGCCCGCTCAACCCGCTCAACCCGCTCAACCCACGGCCACCGCACCTGCCGGCGTCTTCGGGCCGCCCATCCCCTTCGAGCCGCAGCCGGCCGACGTCCCGCGCCGCCGTCGACGCACCCCGGCCCTGATCGCCGGCGCGGTGGCGTGCGCCCTGCTCATCGGCGGGCTGAGCTACGTACTGGTGAATCGCGGCGAGGACGAGGGAGGGAACGCCAAGGCCACGGACACGTCCCAGCAGGTCCGTGCGACGGTGACGGGCGTGAACACGACGTACGTCGGGGAGTGTTCGCCGCCGGCCGGCCAGGCCCCCACCTTCACGGCGACGTTCGCCGTGGACGAGGCACCGGCCAGGATCACCTATCGGTGGGTGTCCAAGGACGGTTCGGTGGTCGACCGCGAGTGGCGCTCCCTCAACTTCGCGAGCGACGGGGACCGTACGGGCCAGGACGTCGTGCGTCTGACGGCGTACTCCAGGGCCGGAACCTTCACCAGCGAGATCGGCGTGGAGGTCAAGGGACCCTTGGGGACGACCTCGAACACGGTGCCCTTCTCGGTGACGTGCGAGTAG
- a CDS encoding sarcosine oxidase subunit gamma — protein MAEPTTGTGSGPVAPRTSPLAHLEDRMRAATVTGVRGVALTERPFLTMVNLRVDPASEAADRVAKALGTPLPRQCGHTTASGAHAIVWLGPDEWLVLSEDTTVAAELKEALGADPGSVVDVSANRTTLELGGPAARQVLEKGCPLDLHPRLFGPGRAVSTTVGPVAVLLWQVDDEPTYRLFPRSSFADYLARWLIDAMSEYRGPEVP, from the coding sequence ATGGCTGAGCCCACGACCGGCACAGGCTCCGGCCCGGTGGCACCGCGCACCAGCCCCCTGGCCCATCTGGAGGACCGGATGCGCGCCGCCACCGTCACGGGGGTCCGGGGTGTGGCGCTGACCGAGCGGCCGTTCCTCACGATGGTGAACCTGCGGGTCGATCCCGCCTCCGAGGCGGCCGACCGCGTGGCGAAGGCTCTGGGGACGCCACTCCCCCGACAGTGCGGCCACACCACTGCATCCGGCGCCCACGCGATCGTCTGGCTCGGTCCCGACGAATGGCTCGTACTGTCCGAAGACACCACCGTGGCCGCCGAGTTGAAGGAGGCACTCGGAGCGGACCCCGGCTCGGTCGTGGACGTCTCGGCCAACCGCACCACGCTGGAGCTCGGCGGCCCGGCCGCCCGGCAGGTCCTGGAGAAGGGCTGCCCGCTGGACCTTCATCCCCGGCTCTTCGGCCCCGGCCGGGCGGTGTCCACGACGGTGGGACCCGTGGCGGTACTGCTGTGGCAGGTCGACGACGAGCCGACGTACCGGCTCTTCCCGCGCTCCTCGTTCGCCGACTACCTGGCCCGCTGGCTCATCGACGCGATGAGCGAGTACCGGGGGCCGGAGGTCCCTTGA
- a CDS encoding sarcosine oxidase subunit alpha family protein, translating into MTDQRFRRRQGGRIDRARVLRFTVDGRELTGHPGDTVASAMLANGVVEVAPSLYRGRPRGIVAAGVEEPNALLQMDGSCSEGMLPATTVELYDGLSATTLSGMGRLDPTPDPAVYDKKYVHTDVLVVGAGPAGLAAAAAAAGSGARVILVDDQPEPGGSLLSGTRTGLEWVAEVRAALDAAPDVVVLQRTTAFGSYDDNYVLALQRRTDHLGADAPDPSEGVSRQRLWHIRARQVVLATGAHERPLVFAGNDLPGVMLAGAVRSYLNRYAVVPGSRTVVSTTNDSAYDTVADLHAAGIDIAAVVDARPELSGRAAEVAGATGVRVLTGSAVVSAAGGGRLTGVTVQALDEDGQLTGTRESFDCDLLAVSGGWSPVVHLHSQRQGRLRWDEELVAFVPDGTVRDQQVVGAARGTYDLDGCLAEGARAGAQAETDAGFPVVVPSLGDARSAPGPVRALWLVPAPDGEPATWDTHLVDLQRDVTVADVWRSTGAGMRGVEHVKRYTSLGTANDQGKTSGVNSIGVIAEALGGSLGEIGTTAYRAPYTPIAFAALAGRERGELFDPERTTSIHPWHVAQGAVFEDVGQWKRPWYYPGPGEDMDTAVARECRAAREGVAFMDASTLGKIEIWGADAGEFLNRMYTNAFKKLKPGMARYGVMCKPDGMIFDDGVTLRLDDNRYFMTTTTGGAAGVLDWLEEWLQTEWPELDVHCTSVTEQWSTIAVVGPQSREVVAHLAPDVDLSNEAFPFMAFRETTLASGIPARICRISFSGELAYEINVSAWYGLSVWEEVYAIGRPYGITPYGTETMHVLRAEKGYIIVGQDTDGTVTPQDAGMSWVVSKQKEFIGKRSYSRADTSRTDRKQLVGLLPADRTTRLPEGAQLVAPDVSLETVPVPMLGHVTSSYHSPALGRPFALALVADGRARIGETLLAPVGDALVPVEVTDFVLYDPEGTKRDG; encoded by the coding sequence CGGCCACGACTGTGGAGCTGTACGACGGGCTGTCCGCCACCACCCTCTCCGGGATGGGCCGGCTCGACCCGACACCCGACCCCGCGGTCTACGACAAGAAGTACGTCCACACCGACGTGCTGGTGGTCGGCGCCGGACCGGCCGGACTCGCGGCCGCCGCCGCTGCCGCCGGCTCCGGCGCCCGCGTGATCCTCGTCGACGACCAGCCCGAGCCCGGCGGTTCGCTGCTCTCGGGCACGCGGACCGGCCTCGAGTGGGTCGCCGAGGTGCGCGCGGCCCTCGACGCCGCCCCCGACGTCGTGGTCCTGCAACGCACCACGGCGTTCGGGTCGTACGACGACAACTACGTACTGGCCCTCCAGCGGCGCACCGACCACCTCGGGGCCGACGCCCCCGACCCGTCCGAGGGAGTCTCGCGTCAGCGGCTGTGGCACATCCGGGCCCGCCAGGTGGTCCTGGCGACCGGGGCCCACGAGCGTCCCTTGGTGTTCGCCGGCAACGACCTGCCCGGGGTGATGCTCGCCGGGGCCGTGCGTTCGTATCTCAACCGGTATGCGGTGGTGCCGGGTTCGCGGACTGTCGTCAGCACGACCAACGACAGCGCGTACGACACCGTCGCCGACCTCCACGCCGCCGGGATCGACATCGCCGCCGTCGTGGACGCACGCCCCGAACTGTCCGGCAGGGCCGCCGAGGTCGCCGGGGCGACCGGGGTGCGGGTGCTGACGGGCAGCGCGGTGGTGTCCGCCGCGGGCGGCGGACGACTCACCGGCGTCACCGTGCAGGCCCTCGACGAGGACGGCCAACTCACCGGTACGCGAGAGTCGTTCGACTGCGACCTGCTCGCCGTCTCGGGCGGGTGGAGCCCGGTGGTACACCTGCACAGCCAGCGTCAGGGTCGGCTGCGCTGGGACGAGGAGCTGGTCGCGTTCGTCCCCGACGGAACCGTGCGGGACCAGCAGGTCGTGGGTGCGGCGCGTGGGACGTACGACCTCGACGGCTGTCTGGCCGAAGGGGCGCGGGCGGGGGCACAGGCCGAGACGGACGCCGGTTTCCCGGTCGTCGTACCGTCGCTCGGCGATGCGCGATCCGCGCCCGGCCCGGTGCGCGCACTGTGGCTGGTCCCCGCCCCCGACGGCGAACCCGCCACCTGGGACACCCATCTCGTCGACCTCCAACGCGACGTCACCGTCGCCGACGTGTGGCGGTCCACCGGTGCCGGCATGCGCGGCGTGGAGCACGTCAAGCGCTACACCTCGCTCGGCACGGCGAACGACCAGGGCAAGACGTCCGGCGTCAACTCCATCGGCGTGATCGCCGAGGCCCTCGGCGGTTCGCTGGGCGAGATCGGCACCACGGCCTACCGCGCCCCGTACACGCCGATCGCTTTCGCCGCGCTGGCCGGGCGTGAACGGGGCGAGCTGTTCGACCCGGAGCGCACGACGTCCATCCACCCCTGGCATGTCGCTCAAGGGGCGGTGTTCGAGGACGTCGGACAGTGGAAGCGGCCCTGGTACTACCCCGGGCCGGGCGAGGACATGGACACGGCCGTGGCCCGCGAATGCCGGGCGGCCCGTGAGGGAGTGGCGTTCATGGACGCCTCCACCCTCGGCAAGATCGAGATCTGGGGCGCGGACGCGGGCGAGTTCCTCAACCGCATGTACACGAACGCCTTCAAGAAGCTGAAGCCCGGCATGGCCCGCTACGGCGTCATGTGCAAGCCCGACGGCATGATCTTCGACGACGGCGTGACCCTGCGCCTCGACGACAACCGCTACTTCATGACCACCACGACCGGCGGTGCCGCCGGGGTCCTGGACTGGCTGGAGGAGTGGCTGCAGACGGAGTGGCCCGAACTCGACGTCCACTGCACCTCGGTGACCGAGCAGTGGTCGACGATCGCCGTCGTGGGCCCGCAGTCACGCGAGGTCGTAGCCCATCTCGCCCCCGACGTCGACCTGTCCAACGAAGCGTTCCCCTTCATGGCCTTCCGCGAGACCACCCTCGCCTCCGGCATCCCGGCCCGCATCTGCCGGATCTCCTTCTCCGGTGAACTCGCCTACGAGATCAACGTCTCGGCGTGGTACGGCCTGTCGGTCTGGGAGGAGGTGTACGCGATCGGCCGACCGTACGGCATCACCCCGTACGGCACCGAGACCATGCACGTCCTGCGCGCCGAGAAGGGCTACATCATCGTCGGCCAGGACACCGACGGCACCGTCACCCCGCAGGACGCGGGCATGTCCTGGGTGGTCTCGAAGCAGAAGGAGTTCATCGGAAAGCGGTCCTACTCCCGCGCCGACACCTCCCGCACCGACCGCAAGCAACTGGTCGGCCTGCTGCCGGCCGACCGCACGACCCGGCTGCCCGAGGGCGCCCAGCTCGTCGCACCGGACGTCTCCTTGGAGACGGTGCCCGTGCCGATGCTCGGCCACGTCACCTCCAGCTACCACAGCCCGGCCCTCGGCCGCCCGTTCGCCCTGGCACTCGTCGCCGACGGACGGGCGAGGATCGGCGAGACCCTGCTCGCCCCCGTGGGCGATGCCCTGGTGCCCGTCGAGGTGACCGACTTCGTCCTCTACGACCCCGAAGGGACCAAGCGAGATGGCTGA